From Paenibacillus sp. PK3_47, the proteins below share one genomic window:
- a CDS encoding CGNR zinc finger domain-containing protein, whose translation MLWEDFINSYWRDWRTGDRSKDKDRLEDAEWLAKWLDQHALQADTPPSPEELGQLQQLRSLLWDSVQLLVQGHEPEQPLLLQLNRYMQKGPALRQVTWKAGGEAELVLQPLGAGWAQVMAEIAASYAAALLEKEHSRFRICDNPDCLWVYYDDTRNRSKRYCDDKLCGNLMKVRRFRARRKGGKPYSE comes from the coding sequence GTGTTGTGGGAAGATTTCATTAACAGCTACTGGCGGGATTGGCGGACTGGCGACCGGAGCAAGGACAAGGACAGGCTTGAGGATGCGGAATGGCTGGCCAAGTGGCTGGACCAGCATGCCCTGCAGGCGGATACGCCGCCAAGTCCGGAGGAGCTTGGGCAGCTGCAGCAGCTCCGCAGCTTGCTCTGGGACTCTGTGCAGCTGCTGGTGCAAGGACATGAACCGGAGCAACCGCTGCTGCTGCAGCTGAACAGATATATGCAAAAAGGGCCTGCCTTAAGACAGGTCACATGGAAGGCCGGCGGGGAAGCAGAGCTTGTCCTGCAGCCGCTTGGCGCCGGATGGGCGCAGGTAATGGCCGAAATCGCAGCCTCTTATGCCGCTGCGCTGCTGGAGAAGGAACACTCGCGCTTCCGGATCTGCGACAACCCGGACTGTCTCTGGGTCTATTACGACGATACCCGCAACCGCTCCAAGCGCTATTGCGACGACAAGCTGTGCGGCAACCTGATGAAGGTGCGCCGGTTCCGGGCGCGGAGGAAGGGCGGGAAACCGTACAGTGAATAG